A stretch of Paenibacillus mucilaginosus 3016 DNA encodes these proteins:
- a CDS encoding efflux RND transporter periplasmic adaptor subunit: protein MPTKKNRKILRAAGIWGLVFMLAGCSLLPVEEQELQPPLVEPVKETLTIYEVKRSDIAKGITGDATFVSERMHYLHFTESGARLVALNVKLGDKVKAGDVIAETETSDLDDKIRLQEIAIEKIEIGLKQELQNKPADDPALRIKALDLESARIQMRSLQSQLKRSRLVAEVDGIVSYLDPIKPGDEVTAYEDIVTISDPRQMKLVYTAAGPNDLAGVQIGMDASVKLKDKTYPGKVVQTPMSAPPSGNKTADEINAKSVVLRVEGLPADTAIGSHADITIVTEQRAGVLVIPRAGLRSYMGRDYVQVMEGESRKEVDVEKGIVSATEVEIRKGVSEGQRIILDN, encoded by the coding sequence TTGCCCACGAAGAAGAATAGGAAGATACTCCGCGCCGCAGGCATCTGGGGTCTGGTGTTCATGCTGGCCGGCTGTTCGCTGCTGCCGGTGGAGGAGCAGGAGCTGCAGCCGCCGCTTGTCGAGCCGGTCAAGGAGACGCTGACGATCTATGAAGTGAAACGGTCCGACATCGCCAAGGGCATCACCGGAGACGCGACGTTCGTATCCGAACGGATGCATTATCTGCATTTTACCGAATCCGGTGCCCGTCTTGTTGCATTGAATGTAAAGCTGGGTGACAAGGTCAAAGCCGGGGATGTTATCGCCGAAACGGAGACGAGCGACCTGGACGACAAAATCCGGCTGCAGGAGATCGCCATCGAGAAGATCGAGATCGGACTGAAGCAGGAGCTGCAGAATAAGCCGGCGGACGATCCCGCCCTCCGGATCAAAGCGCTCGATCTTGAAAGCGCGCGCATTCAGATGAGGTCTCTGCAGAGCCAGCTCAAGCGGTCACGGCTGGTGGCCGAAGTGGACGGCATCGTTTCGTATCTGGATCCGATCAAGCCGGGCGATGAAGTAACCGCTTACGAGGATATAGTGACGATCTCCGACCCGAGACAGATGAAGCTGGTCTACACGGCGGCGGGACCGAACGATCTGGCGGGGGTTCAGATCGGTATGGATGCGAGCGTCAAGCTCAAAGACAAGACCTATCCGGGCAAGGTCGTTCAGACCCCGATGAGCGCTCCGCCGAGCGGGAACAAGACGGCCGACGAAATCAACGCAAAGTCGGTGGTTCTGCGCGTCGAGGGGCTGCCGGCCGATACGGCGATCGGCTCTCATGCGGACATCACGATCGTGACGGAGCAGCGGGCCGGCGTGCTGGTTATCCCTAGAGCAGGTCTGCGCAGCTATATGGGAAGGGATTACGTGCAGGTGATGGAAGGGGAAAGCCGCAAGGAGGTCGATGTGGAGAAAGGCATCGTATCCGCAACCGAGGTGGAGATTCGCAAGGGCGTCAGCGAGGGCCAGCGGATCATTCTGGACAACTAG